The following are encoded in a window of Fimbriimonadaceae bacterium genomic DNA:
- a CDS encoding type II toxin-antitoxin system VapB family antitoxin, giving the protein MVLNIKNERAYKLAVDLARAKGVGVTEAVTDARSP; this is encoded by the coding sequence ATGGTGCTCAATATCAAGAATGAGCGTGCCTACAAGTTGGCCGTCGATCTGGCGCGGGCCAAGGGGGTCGGTGTCACCGAGGCCGTGACCGACGCTCGAAGCCCATAA
- a CDS encoding TIGR04255 family protein yields MTTKPIKLARAPIVEAVVDFNCELDPDFSLASVQGEALRTFSASYPTEERQWVQEFRVQKDPDGTSHSSSAALNALQYRSHDGKQIVQVRRQGFAFNRLAPYESLDAYLPEMKSRWEDYQSMINVVIVRQVALRYINHIVLPITGDTWETSDYFKVSSSNVWGDTVLITDFLSRYAGSSSKYQARCQVSLAPLTPQGVVLDIGVVSDVSLEPTQWPQLLETIQTLRSFKNELFMGAMTDKCLQLFQ; encoded by the coding sequence ATGACGACGAAGCCCATCAAGTTGGCACGGGCCCCCATTGTCGAGGCAGTTGTCGATTTTAACTGTGAGCTTGACCCGGACTTCTCGCTCGCCTCGGTCCAAGGTGAGGCGTTGAGGACGTTTTCAGCCTCATACCCCACGGAAGAAAGGCAATGGGTGCAGGAGTTTCGTGTCCAGAAAGACCCGGACGGCACGAGCCACAGTAGCTCGGCGGCCCTCAATGCCTTGCAGTACCGGTCTCACGACGGCAAACAGATCGTCCAGGTCCGTAGGCAAGGCTTCGCGTTCAATCGCTTGGCACCCTACGAATCGCTTGACGCTTACCTGCCTGAAATGAAGTCGCGATGGGAAGATTACCAGTCCATGATCAATGTTGTGATCGTGAGACAGGTCGCCTTAAGGTACATTAACCACATCGTTTTACCCATTACAGGCGACACGTGGGAGACCAGTGACTATTTCAAAGTCTCGAGCAGCAATGTTTGGGGCGACACCGTGCTCATCACCGACTTTCTGTCTCGTTATGCCGGGAGCAGTTCGAAGTATCAGGCCCGGTGCCAAGTCTCACTTGCGCCGCTGACGCCTCAGGGCGTGGTCCTCGATATTGGGGTCGTGAGCGACGTCAGCCTTGAACCGACGCAATGGCCACAACTGCTTGAGACCATCCAAACTCTGCGTAGCTTCAAGAACGAACTCTTTATGGGGGCCATGACCGACAAATGCTTGCAGTTGTTCCAATGA